In the Ranitomeya imitator isolate aRanImi1 unplaced genomic scaffold, aRanImi1.pri SCAFFOLD_325, whole genome shotgun sequence genome, one interval contains:
- the LOC138653675 gene encoding histone H2A type 1-like: MSGRGKQGGKVRAKAKTRSSRAGLQFPVGRVHRLLRKGNCAERVGAGAPVYLAAVLEYLTAEILELAGNAARDNKKTRIIPRHLQLAVRNDEELNRLLGGVTIAQGGVLPNIQAVLLPKKTESSKASKSK, translated from the coding sequence ATGTCTGGACGCGGCAAACAAGGAGGAAAGGTCCGTGCTAAGGCCAAGACCCGCTCATCCCGGGCAGGACTGCAGTTCCCAGTCGGCCGTGTGCACAGGCTTCTCCGCAAGGGCAACTGCGCTGAGAGAGTCGGCGCCGGCGCTCCGGTCTATCTGGCCgctgtgctggagtatctgaccGCTGAGATCCTGGAATTGGCCGGCAATGCTGCCCGGGACAACAAGAAGACCCGCATCATCCCCCGTCACCTGCAGCTGGCGGTGCGCAATGACGaggagctgaacaggctgctgggtggggtgaccattgcccaggggggcgtcctgcccaacatccaggccgtgctgctgcccaagaagaccgagagcagcaaggcgagcaagagcaagtga